The following proteins are encoded in a genomic region of Gossypium hirsutum isolate 1008001.06 chromosome D05, Gossypium_hirsutum_v2.1, whole genome shotgun sequence:
- the LOC121217371 gene encoding uncharacterized protein produces the protein MGKGNKEGTSKQFRWTKPMEHVFLEILAVKARKGNKPSNTFKSVSINRVADAISSRFQVQCDTKHVENHLRTVKNQWQIICKIRGESGFGWDDNMKMITCDRATYDATVMAHKKYEPFLNKSIDHYDEMAVVVGKDMATGSFSRTFADIDLDDGNEDSMPVDCDNEEAEEVRTNVSSSGTSKRKRKSGQESLVDEQIKFVGEQLGEIANALKQFTADKTAQLYEQVMSMEEEGFDDDFLCSVCDYLGSHESEAKMFLVKSKKH, from the exons atgggtaagggcaacaaagaagggacctccaagcaattcaggtggacaaaaccgATGGAACATGTTTTCCTTGAAATTCTAGCAGTGAaggctcgaaaaggaaataagccttctaatactttcaaatcagtttctattaatcgagttgcCGACGCCATTTCTTCTAGATTCCAAGTCCAATGCGATACGAAGCAcgtggaaaatcatttgaggacagtaaaaaaccagtggcagattatatgcaaaattcgaggtgaaagtggttttggatgggatgataacatgaaaatgatcacatgtgatagagcgacataCGATGCAACAGTGATg gcacacaagaagtatgaaccatttttgaataaaagcattgatcattatgatgaaatggctgtggttgttggcaaagatatggcaacagggagtttttccagaacatttgctgacatagatttggatgatggtaaTGAAGATTCAATGCCTGTAGACTGCGACAATGAAGAGGctgaagaggtaagaacaaatgtatcttcatctggcacatccaaacgtaaaagaaaaagtgGTCAAGAAAGTctcgttgatgaacaaattaaatttgtgggtgagCAACTTGGcgaaattgctaatgctttgaaaCAATTTACTGCCGACAAGACAGCACAGCTTTACGAAcaagtgatgtcgatggaggaagaaggatttgatgatgacttcttGTGTTCTGTGTGTGATTATCTAGGGAGTCATGAATCAGAGGCCaaaatgtttttagttaaaagtaagaagcattga